From the Stigmatopora argus isolate UIUO_Sarg chromosome 12, RoL_Sarg_1.0, whole genome shotgun sequence genome, the window tgaattcacaataagtgaagtcgtaataatcgagggattactgtacactgcACGAATTTACTTCAAGAGTCAACTTGTTTCATTATGAATTATTGTTGTGAAATGTGCAAATGTTAGTATAAACATGCTAAGCAACATTGACAAACAACTTTGAAGCATGTTTGACAAAAATGTATGGctctaaattgcctttaaaaaaatactgattaCCCCAGCCACCTCCCCATTGTAAATGATGCAGCAATAAGACActttttaaaagtgtttttattGATCAAACAATTCAAAAAAGATATATCTATACacactttacaaaaaaaatatcccccATAAACAGAACAAGCAGTGACATTGGAGCCTTAACTTAGCTGGGACTTTCAGAATCCATCATGGAAGAGAATAATGGCTCCTACTGATGATTTGCTGCCCCTAAACCTGTCACCTCCACACGAGAACCATTCTTAGTTACTTTAATATTACATAACATAGAGAAATGTCTCCCACATGTAACCTAGTGGCTGCCATCGACCTCTGAAAcactcagttcaaatggattgggtgttCATCACTGACAACATCAGGCAAATTTAGGTAATGATGTCACATAACGGGTTACCTCAGAATTCTTTCAggatgaaaatgaaattttaaaaaaagtaattataGTGTATGTAATGTAAAATTAAGCACCATCCTGGAGTGAATATGATTTTGCATTGATCTGAGGGTGACCACTTCAGCATGAATCAATACAACAGCAGATGTACAAAGGTGTGTACAGCTACAACAAATTAGACAAGGTGACCTCAGCACTCAGTGCCCAACCTACCTACACACACAACAGTATGAGAGGTAAAGTCACTCATTATGGGACTCTGAATTTTACCAACATGGTAAACGATAAAATCAATGTATACTTGCACTATGTGATGAACCTTCATAGCTGTACATAGGGTTAGACCAGTCAGAGACAAGTATGGAGATCATGAACAACTATGAGGACAGATTTTGAGTCAAGTTTGGAGAGGGACTCATGGACTAATTGACTTTATCAAAAAGCAATGGTATTGTCGAGTCAAAGGAGTCTAATGGTTCCCAGTGACAGTCCATTAAGGCATCATAGAGTTCCTCGCTGCGCTGAACAATATCTGTGTTCCACTGTTCCACATCACATTCTTGGAATGGCACTATAAAACCAAAGAATAGTGTGCTATGAGAATAAAAACACGACTGAGAGTATTAAACTTCATCCTAAAAACTAACGTAATGATGCTGTCCAATGACAATGGCATCCCTCGTCCTACCATCTTTTCATCAGCAGCAACGAACCGTACTTTTCGGACTATACATTGCATCTGACAGTAATCTGAatcaacagatttttttccctatttaaGAACCACACTGGTATATAAACCATGAGTGTCATGATTGCATGATGGAATAATTCTATTAAAAGACATAAGATAGCTTGTAAAAATCCACCATGTTGCACCGACTACAGTTAACATCATAATTGAGATTACGCCCCCATTAAAAAAGATCATAAAACCTTGGTTTTCCTTTAATACAGCAAAGCACACTGCAATCCCAAAATGCAACTGTGGGCCAGTAATTTAGAGGAAGATTATTGGTTGGGCCAATATTTTTGCAATCTGACGTATATCGGTATCGgcccttttttaatttgaccgGCCGATAtaaagaaatcaatttaaaactggaTTGTTTTGGCTCAGATGCAGTTCTCTCTGAGGCCCTAACGTAAACAACCAGCTGCTCGTTTGTATTTAAAACACGGGCTTTGATGTTGTTGGACTGGTATGCTTCAATTCGTGGCAGTTTGTTGGTAATAAAACCCACACTAGAACCAACACATATTTAACCCCTAAACCCCCTGTGTTGTCTTGCCGctatatatttcttaatatattTAGGGGTAGAATAAATAATTTGTCTTTGTCATTTCTTTTGTGTGATTTAATAAAGTTCTATGAAGTTCAAGGCTTgcataattacatttttaaaccattttttacacttttagtGCAAAAGAATATCAGATGCAAAATATTGGATATCGGCCTTTTTTAACCACTAATGATCGGTATTGTTCAATCACAAATTGGGAGGACCTTGTATAAAAGGAATATGGATGGATGACTGAAAAAAATTATCCTTGGATTAATTTGACAAAAGCATGTAACAGAAATTTTGAGTCAAagtgtttaaaatgtaaaaaatgtgcaATGTACTTGTAActgtaaacaataaataaaagaacGAATGTTTCGAGGGTTCATGCACAGGAAGGGTAAACTGGTAAATTATATAAAGTGTGAGACGAGTGATTTTTACCTTCTGAATTATCCTCACCATCGCCATTGTCTTCTTGGCCCTGCACAAGACCAATGAAAATCCAGTTAAGAAAAACATTATAACACATttcataatgtaaaaaatagtcTAACTCAGCCTATAGTATTATATTTTGTAAACACGCACTACCCGAATACTATGaaggcttttcatttaaaatcttACATACCTGCATACCTCCTGTTACATCAAAAGAAGGTGGAGGTACACCAATGGGAGGTGGTGGCACCATAGGGTTGGGTGGGGGGTATCCATATTGGCCATAGTTGTAGTTGTAGCTACTGTTATATCCGCTATTGTATCCGCTATTGTACCCGCTATTGTATCCACTATTGTAGCCTCCGTATTGATCGTAATTCCCCCACTGAGAGTAGTAACCTTGATCCCCTCCATTGGGATTCCCATAATAATTGGATGACGGTTGACTGTAGCTGCTTTGGTAATTCTGACTCTGGTTCACCCAAGTGGTTGTCTTCTGGCTGCAGAGCAGATgagaaaaagataaataattaGAAGACAAGTGCTACAGTTGTGTGGTAACAAATTCGATGAATACAAACAAGGGGGGAAAATATCTCACATCCACTAAcagtacagaaaaaaatcaaacaaaggaTATAAGACAAGGTGACTGTAAAACAGGGgtctcagactcgggttggtttgcgggccgcgttaacgtcaaatgatttcatgtgggccggaccattttatatatgatatttagattttttttaataaatggattaaaagaactggattaaaagccctgaatattcagttttttatagatctaaaacaatgtttattttagcttttttttttaaatatattttagattttacaaaatgatttttgaactaaaaacacagaaaaaatgatttaaaaaattacaattattgatttaaaagggggaaaatcaggaaattgaatatacatctatactcttcattttaatttgatcctaaaatagagaGTCGGCacaaatgatttactttcccgggccacacaaaatgatgcggtggtccagatttggcccccgggccgccactttgacacgtgctgtaaAACAATAAGCTTTCTCAGCTTTATGTTTTAAAGCTCAATGGCAGTTTCTTACCTTTTTGCCACAGCCAAACTGAGTCGCAATGCCTTTCCCCCAAGCATTGTGCCCTGACATTCCTCGATAGCCTTCTTCTGCTCACTTTCTTCGCCAAACTTGACAAAGCCGTATCCTCTGCAAGCAAACGAGTGTCAAAACTACTCGAGATGCCCCATCAACAATCcatactttttatttaaaagcaaGTTGTATTGAGAATAGTATATGATGGGTATTATTATGGTAGAACTGaaacttgtggttttacttttaaCATGAAGTAGCATCACTTGAATTGTGAGTTGCTCTTGCTTAGCCTATATGGGGAAAACAATAGTTTTAGCATAAGACGTCAAGAAAACATTTCTTCAGgcttaaggaaaaaaaggatgtAACAAGGAATCGAGGATTCTTGCGTTGCTATCCAGAAGCTACAAGACACCAGAAGTAATTTTGTACATCATTGTGCAAGGATccccttcctgattttttttaaatttttgttttttaaaattggtcacAGTTTTTCATAGGAAAATGTGGGTTTGGATtttgttctcccatcatgggggaaaaaaataatacaatttttgATCAAAATTCAAATGTAATGGGTAAAATATTTCACTTATTCACTGCCATGGATGAATACACATTGTTGAGtccaaagggggaaaaaaagtcatcagGTTGCAGAACATTCTCTATTGGGCCTTAAAACTACGAAATGGCTTACCTCTGGAAATTGGAATGGCTACCACTGTAGAAACATTTTAATTATCCCTTAAAAAGTAATTTTACACACTGGCATTTAACAGACTGCACTAACTGAAGGCATTGGAACATTGCTTTCCTCAATGTGTTTTCTTTAAAGTGTCTCGTCTTTTTTGTCGCGTTAAGTGTCTTCAAGCAGCACCTTGTCCTTTAAATTGGCCTGCCACGTTGGTATTAGATTTGTTATATGGTTGGTATCCATAGCGACCTGGTCATCCAATAAGTGGAACTCTATATCTCCCCCTTATATTTTTATGTCCTACTTGTTATTGATTCTTGacgaaaatattgaaatttatatctttgtttgaagcctgaaatgtggcaaaagcttgaaaagttcaagggggAAGTGTGTCCTAGactctggatgcaataatagcattaGATACACactacgcaggtatcaaggctgatattttaatgattgaccgcaagaccttcgtcAGAGCACGTTCAACTACCGGtaaaaaggtaagatggcggcgccttaagcgagcaatgacaggcacaagcaagtgagttttttcatgttttatgcaagatacgtatttttcttgaatttcattcatagacgtcaaaataaatttaggtTACCGTTTCTGTTCATATTTTCtctacagtaatactttgagatacgagcttaatgcattccgggaccgagctcatatgtcgatacCTGCAAGGCACTCTATGTAACCAGTTGCACTGGTGCAGGCCAAAAGTGGGAGCGCTACAACCAGCAGCGGGGAGGCGGCTTCTTGGGCCGTTCACCTAAAAAAGGGCTTGGTATCACTGGAGCTCGGCCAACCagcactcggccaaaacagccTTCGAAAACACCTGTGGGGGTGACTTGGACCTGGGAGATGACCATCTGAGCTGAGTGGAAGTGGGCCAGCTAAATCTTGAAACCTGGCTTACTCACAGTGCGCTGACAGCCATATTTATTGGATGAAAAGCGCAACAGTATATGCGTGCGTAGTTGCAGCAGTGTTGATAGATTTAACAGTACCAGTTGATGGCAACATGCTtctgtttgtttgattttctgATAGCGATGTGACATCACACGTAATATTGGCTATCCCTTCTTAAAGAGGACTGAGCATAGCTAAGCAACAGACTTTAATTCTgtcatttcattaaaatgaatttatcaaCATGGTCAAAATTACTTTGTTCATCGTGAATCATcggtaatattaaataaatctaTTTATTGCATGGTCAATTAAAACAGGTAGGTAATTTTCATGGACGTGGTTTAACGCCGTCACATATTGTGGAGCATTAGGATTGCTACATTAGTGCTAATGGTGAAAGACAATGTACTAACAACTTTAGCTTGCTATGATCTGATGGTAGTCTTTTCCAAGACGTAATCTTCGCGGTTCAAAGGTGACgcttattattataaatatgaaaagtcGCTGGCTTATAGAATTTATAAACACTGCAAAATATTGGAACAAACAGTCCACTTCAAGTAAGTGTAAAGCTCACAGTTAACGGCGAGGGCACACTTCTGTTGagcaccgtattttctcgcatattgaccgcctctgcgtataagccacacccttaaaatcgttgaattttacgatttctctcgtataagacgcccccgattcacaattttcacctccatggtcatggttttaatagggattacaaatgtgttactttgaagggaaaatcttgagaaaaatcatcacacattatttctgagatactgtgatacaagtgagttttttcatattttatgcaagatacgtatttttcttgaattttattcatagacgtcaaaataaatttagtttagttttaTCTGTTAATATTTTCtctacagtaatgccttgagatacgagcttaatccgttcagtgaccgagctcatatgtcgatttactcgtatctcaaatcaatgtttcccataaaaatgaactaaatacaaattaatttgtttctatCCTCTGaaacaaacaccaaaaaacaggatattacagtGGCACAAAGATGttgagacattattcaatacaatgcTGAGTGCGTGGAGGAGAGAGCGagacataacaaacaaatttaacttaggtaaatgaacttagattatgatacagacacttaaaaataagttttaatcttactttacactaaactcatttctaattgttttaatttttggcTTTTCTTCTTCGGGCTTGGCTCATTTTGCCTCGCTTCTACCTTGCCTTTTAGCCGaagttttttaaaggaacctatctaggaaaatattacgaaaatgacgcacaaaaatgtcctcacaataggataacactcGACCACTCTGGGTGCtcttctcgtattggcgagccagccctgtcacgcgtacaccactcatgtttttggattatttcgtgcttaatattgattgtcatcatacgccttttcttcgcactacccttcattgagCCTGCTGGCTTTGAACCCATTGCtttccccttaattctgcaatgactaacgcaaaaaaacacggaaaaaatgcaatgccccgcccagtgctcgtggatatctttgcacgagggagatgcggttagaacgacagtgcgctgaaatcataagcagcttcTCGtatcttggccacctggctgtctcgtacacttgtatctcaaaatgtgtctcgtatctcaacgcatatatttgctcggaattttatcTACATCTCTATATCTGTATCTACAATTACTCGTATGTTTTagaactcgtatgtcaaggtattactgtattttgaaataaatgaccgcatcggccgcattgtcctGCGTCATGGCGTTCCGTGTTTGTtgccttgcagtttcgtgcatgtcaagtcaaaCTTGTGTGCATTTAAGTCGTACCCTTGATTGAGTCATGATCTTTTTTAGTTATAAATAcctcttatatgcgagaaaatacggtacttctaaTTAGACCACGTCATGTTCAACAGGAATTGAGATGTCTGCAGTTACTTTCACATATTTCAAAATCTGCACTAAAATAGCTGTGGAGTGACCCCCATTATAAAACATCAGAATGACTCAATTCGGCTTCAAACTTGGTAAAATGCAAACTTGGCAAAACAAGATGGCATTGGGATTTTCACTTATTTCATATTTAACACTAAACTactcttcaaatatttttttttgcattgatttgtggttaaattgttgttgtttttaaaattgacATTATCGCATATCTGCTATAATTTTCAAGATAGTTATCCCCACTAAAATGTGTTATCCCGATAGGCCTACTTTGTAACGGTAAATTCCTGGTATAACACCCTTTTCTAACATACACACCCGAAAAGTAGATAGCATAGCTATTATAGGAAATGGTTGGTGGTAAGTCGGCTATCATGAGTCAAGGCTCGGCAAGGAGCGATGAGGAAACGGAATGTCTTCTAGATATTTACACATAAAATCGATGTTGCATGTTTCAAACGCTTGTCATGGATGAACCATATCAAGATGACCGTGAGTGCTGCAAGCTGGAGCTCTGTGATTGTTTACGTCGTTACTTTACTTATTCAATGATTGAATGATGTTTGCGGATCCGtaggtttgttgtcaaatcctgggtcgcttgcaaaaattgcaatCTGCACAAGAACCGGACCAAAAAAGTCTGGACCAAACCAAACTATGGACATTTTGCTGTGAATGCAGCCTAACACATCTTGATGTGAATTTTCTGAAATTCAGAATTCAGAACCTTAATTTCCTACTGATAATTTGATCGGAAACCCAAAGCACAACAAGGTGGGTCTCGAAAAATCTGCCAAAATCCCCCAACAAAGAGttagttaaacaaaaaaacagctgaCAGTGAACAAGTGAGACAATCATACATAAAGaaagaaatcaggaaggggcaaTGACTCtttttgtatataaaaatacaatgcacAAAATATGAGGACAAATTTTGTTCAAATGGAGTCGCTCTTATGTCCGACTGAGCGCTGATGTACTATACCTGGAGCAGCCTTGTTGGTCTGTAACTACTTTGGCTCCCTTGCAGGAGGGAAAGCTCTTAAAGACTTCGTGGAGTTGGCCGTCAGTCACCTCAGTGGGCAAGTCACCCACAAACACTGAGAACTCCGGCCTTGGAGAGGTAGAAGACAGAATCCAGTATTCTTATTTCATCTCTTGTTATACTTTCCAATACACTCACAGACTACAATGTCAAAGGGGCTCCATAAATTTGGGGACTATGATGCAAATCCGTTTTTTAGCTCAAAACAACACCAGTGTAGATTAAAAACTAAACATCACTGTAACATGCCTATGCTTAGTAAATTACAATACTACTAAGATCATATCGTACAGCTCTGGTGTATTATATATTCTACAAATCGTATACTTTTACATCAACGGTCTTATTATAGTTCTTATTTTCTTCCAACCATTATGAATtgcagtatttgtatatatttttagtctttttatttattttatgaattaatGTCTGACTCCGCCTTTTTGTTagctctgttttttttaagccaaaTGTATGCATTACTCCAATGAGAGATACATTATGAAACATACTGCTGATTTTGACAGTGTTTGTTTACTGAGCAACTATTGGAATGGCAGATTTTGTAGAAATTTAATTTCATTGCTGCAATATAATTAAGTACAGACTACTGATTACTGGCATGGACGCATGGTTAATCATTCATGTTTAGCAATAATCTATTTTTAATGGTACAGTTGTGCAATCATGTATTTGGAAGGGTTCAAATGATagcatattttgagattttagtTTGTGGTATATTTACAGTTtcaattaatattaataaaaggcaattatttcaaaaaatgaGGGGGTATCAATATCAGTTTTTTGCTGCCTTTTAAAATTTAGACatgattttaaaatatacatatgtatttgAATTAATCTACATTTTTTCGGTAGAAATTCTTGCAGAAAGTGACCAATCATGAATCAACAAAAATGGACAAAGGTGCTTAGGATCTCTCAGACTTACCCTGGCTCAGGACGTTTTCCGTAGGTGGCAAAGTTTATCTTAAACTTCCGTGGCTGCAAATGGGaagataaaaaaacacttaagtaAACCACACTCTCTGTAAAGTCTTGTAGTATAGGACTGATATGGCTGGGAATAAAGAGAAACGTTATTATGGTTATTTGAGTTTACATACCTCCTCCACACAGACCAGCCTTTAGCCCACTCCTCAGTTAGTTGCTACCAGAGAGTCTATTCACCAGCTTCACACAAAGTTCATTCATGTACAAGCAGCCTCTCAGCAGCAGGTACACTCCAGAGGCAAGCAGAGCCCACTGGCTTGGCCCGCTCACAGGACCAACAGTTATTTTTTAGCAATAGCTCCAAGCACCActaaacactattttttttcttgattactACTTAACTCACAGTCAATGCACGTACTACGGTGAATGGTAAACAtatgccaaaatgtttaaattcacacatgcttcaaaatattttcctgCAGAAGAGGATATACAATGGACCCCATATAATTGCAGTTTGGAACATGCAGATTCACTTATTAAAAGATGGTACTaaaatcttttaattaaaaaaaagaaaaagaaaattttctttttgggggtGACCCAACCTTAGTTGCTCTTCATCAGCAATTTTCAATGGGCGTCAATCATTTGCTGAATTTGGCTATTCCGCCATTATAAAGGATCCACTGTAGTACATAAACACTATATAACACAGGGTCCTAAATAAATTAATCTCTTCTTACAAAAAGCATGAATCACTATATATGAATTTATCAACGGGTACTCTGCTTCTATTATGATAAAATGACTAATTATGCTCCACAATCCACATTCAATTATGACAATGATATAATGCTTGATTACATACAGACTATAACTGCAGAAAAAAGGAAGGTCAGTAATATTCAAATGTACAATGGTGAAAGTGCCACATTCTCCATATATGTGTATGAGTTAAAAGTAAGCAAATTGCAATAAAGCCGTACCGGGTTTGATCCAGGAACCAGTTTTCCATTGAGTCTTTGAACACACCGGTCAACACTTTCTTCATCAGCGAGCTCCACAAAGCAGTATCCCGCAGAACCGCTGCGTAACAAAACACATATGTTAGGGATaagtggaaaaaatgtcatttgaaacGATATTGGTTGCAAAACTAAATTTCAATACCGTTTTTATTCGTGTATAAcgtgcaaaattttgtaccaaaaaactgaagcaaagttgcGCGTTATACATGAATcctggtgaaacactgcccctgccggtgaaaaagtcccctccgcagGCGTTATGTATAATGGGACACgtaaacctgtctttgtccgccagatggcgacaatctaccttcttttacaaaggCCAGCCTTTCCAAATAGCCATGGCAAGTTTATAGGATAGTATAgggttgtaaaaataaaaaaaataactccagGGAAACGAGTCTGCCCAGGAGGACTATCCTTACTCaaaaagaatggaatcaattgtttggtgaatctgatgatgatcaatcagacttgatttattgattaattactttaaggatttaaaatggtaaattccatttgagaattgtctTCATATTGGcagtagtttgttttactaggtttccataccatatgttgtgaataaatgttttgtcatggcgacatgtgttcagcatttgccagatACCAGGACTGGTGCAATGTGTGCgctgagaaaaaataaaagtataccaatttttagtcacaaattatgggtgcactCTAATAAATATCCACTCACACCCATAGCTACGAGCAAtccagagtgtccaatcagcctaccatgcatgtttatggaatgtgggagaacatgcaaactccacacagatggacatgacctggatttgaacccagagctgtgaggccaatgtgcgaaccactcgctccactgggccgcctgcCCTTGTCATACTAAATTGAATAGAATCCTGGCACCTATTGTAATATATCGGCAATATCATATAATTTTCCATTTGATTTATCTGTAAATTGTTCATTAGTGATTTACACCACTAAAATACGTACTCCTTTTATGTAACCTACCCTGTTAActtgtgagtgattattttGACTCCGCACGGTGTCTCTCCCATTGCACCAAAGGCCTGTTTGACAAAGTTCTCGTCCATGTATGGGTCCAACTAAAACacacagataaaaaaaacacattaatatTGCTATATGAAATCCTAACATTACACGAAAACATATTTTAGCCAACATTACAAAGCACAGCAAAATCCGAATCGCCATAGTCAGTGTATTAATACGGTAACGACACAATTATAGTCATATAGAGAAGATAAAACTTATCCTGCACAATTTTATTTAAGGGATTAGGTGTATTTAAATAACTGTAGAAATAAAAATTACAAACGAAAGTACATATGGGTAAATTCGCGTTTTGCGTTGGTAACTAGCTCCACTTACTACTAAGCTaatgaaacaaaatgaaagaacTTCAAACATACATCACCCATCCATAGACTCGTTTGTCTGTTAAACATCTTAACAGAGATGAGAAATATCTTGAGGGTCAAAAACAGCTTTTTACACTTCGAGAACTTACTGTTCTCCTTACGATGCTAAGCTAGCACTTTCGGTTATTATTTACTTCTTTTTCGGAGGGTGAGAAATAAtgtacaataaaatgaaatgctgCCACCTAGAGTATTGGAGCAGAATGAACTAT encodes:
- the trnau1apb gene encoding tRNA selenocysteine 1-associated protein 1-like; translated protein: MFNRQTSLWMGDLDPYMDENFVKQAFGAMGETPCGVKIITHKLTGGSAGYCFVELADEESVDRCVQRLNGKLVPGSNPPRKFKINFATYGKRPEPGPEFSVFVGDLPTEVTDGQLHEVFKSFPSCKGAKVVTDQQGCSRGYGFVKFGEESEQKKAIEECQGTMLGGKALRLSLAVAKSQKTTTWVNQSQNYQSSYSQPSSNYYGNPNGGDQGYYSQWGNYDQYGGYNSGYNSGYNSGYNSGYNSSYNYNYGQYGYPPPNPMVPPPPIGVPPPSFDVTGGMQGQEDNGDGEDNSEVPFQECDVEQWNTDIVQRSEELYDALMDCHWEPLDSFDSTIPLLFDKVN